A window from Cryptomeria japonica chromosome 1, Sugi_1.0, whole genome shotgun sequence encodes these proteins:
- the LOC131856610 gene encoding uncharacterized protein LOC131856610, with protein MPAVFDRPFFLYISAISHALAALLARCDDEDRERAVYYKSIKGQVIAEQLVDAPSSKSFPTLDLLPNEDVLIVDQNPVWDLYFDGSRCQTGFDTGVVFVLPEGKLIPLSFRLEFHSSNNIAEYEALIARLRATIAMGVKHIRIHGDSELIVNQVTGAYRVKQLKLSQYKDLVLTILKQFTTHTINSIPWRENRHANAMASATSLVGPDFGQDEYHFVTGSFPEDTSKSSRVRIRKLATRYILLSDILYRRSYNGLLLRCLTKAEIPVALQEAQSGSGGGHFGGKSLVYKLIHMGYYWQTMEQDSFTFVKKCPQCQQHSNLIRAPAQLLRSQVSPWPFQTWGLDIIDKISPPSSKGHIFIITATNYFTKWVEAVPLRSTTAGMICGFITDNIISRFGIPTTLISDNGTMPYNLMYGVDAITPLELEIPSLRISLKGVIDDDSYRTLRLNIDDDSYCTLRLNIDDDSYCTLRLNQLELSDERRLKTLQHLQAYQKSQSRQYNQSVLPRTFQIGDLVLYENQRNVNAPPDQREKFSPN; from the exons ATGCCGGCTGTGTTTGATAGACCTTTCTTCTTATACATCTCCGCCATATCTCATGCTCTAGCAGCATTGCTAGCTCGGTGTGATGATGAAGATCGAGAGAGAGCTGTCTATTAC AAGTCAATTAAGGGACAGGTTATCGCCGAGCAGTTGGTCGATGCTCCCTCGAGCAAATCTTTTCCCACCCTAGACCTCTTGCCCAACGAGGACGTCTTGATCGTTGATCAAAACCCTGTATGGGACTTGTATTTTGACGGTTCAAGATGTCAAACTGGTTTCGACACAGGTGTAGTCTTTGTTTTACCTGAAGGAAAATTGATTCCCCTTTCATTCCGCTTGGAATTTCATTCctccaataacattgctgagtatgaggctctgaTTGCAAGACTTCGTGCCACGATTGCCATGGGTGTGAAACATATCCGCATCCATGGAGATTCCGAACTCATTGTAAATCAAGTGACAGGTGCTTATCGTGTGAAACAACTGAAGTTGTCTCAGTATAAGGATTTAGTTCTGACTATACTGAAACAATTCACTACTCACACGATCAATAGCATCCCTTGGAGAGAAAATCGTCACGCAAATGCAATGGCAAGCGCGACTTCCCTTGTAGGCCCCGATTTTGGCCAGGATGAGTACCACTTTGTG ACTGGAAGCTTTCCCGAAGACACTAGTAAAAGTTCGCGTGTGCGAATTCGGAAATTAGCTACTCGTTATATCCTCTTATCTGACATATTATACAGGAGATCATATAATGGTCTTCTTTTGCGATGTTTAACAAAAGCCGAGATCCCTGTGGCCCTTCAGGAAGCCCAGTCGGGTTCTGGAGGTGGTCATTTTGGTGGTAAATCTTTGGTGTACAAACTTATTCATATGGGGTACTATTGGCAAACGATGGAGCAAGACTCCTTCACTTTTGTTAAGAAATGccctcaatgtcaacaacacagcAACTTGATTCGAGCCCCCGCACAGCTACTCCGTAGTCAAGTCTCTCCGTGGCCTTTTCAGACTTGGGGACTAGATATTATCGATAAAATATCTCCTCCGTCGTCTAAAGGTCATATCTTCATTATTACCGCCACAAATTACTTCACGAAGTGGGTTGAAGCAGTACCACTGCGTTCGACTACTGCTGGCATGATTTGTGGTTTTATCACGgataacatcatttctcgattcggtaTACCTACTACCCTCATTTCTGATAATG GAACGATGCCCTATAACCTCATGTATGGCGTTGACGCCATCACGCCCCTCGAATTGGAGATCCCCTCTTTACGTATCTCCTTAAAAGGGGTTATCGATGATGATTCTTATCGCACTCTTCGTCTGAAtattgatgatgattcttattGCACTCTTCGTCTGAATATCGATGATGATTCTTATTGCACTCTTCGTCTGAATCAGCTGGAGCTGTCAGATGAGCGCCGCTTGAAGACCCTTCAACATCTCCAGGCTTATCAGAAATCTCAATCTCGTCAGTATAACCAAAGTGTGCTTCCTAGAACGTTCCAAATAGGTGACTTGGTCCTCTATGAGAACCAGAGAAATGTTAATGCGCCACCCGACCAACGTGAAAAGTTTAGTCCGAATTAG